The sequence CGATCTGTTCCTTCATCCCTTATTTGTGTAGTGAAGACATTTTTTTTGTGCTTAATACCGTCTGCTCAACTCTACAGTTGAGAGGCCCTTCACTTCTAAATGTTTGTCTAAATGCTTCTCAATTTAGAgcttttatgattatattatatttcaaaGCAGGGTTCAAGCAGTACTCTGCTTATGCACAaatttattatcatgttaatttattttgttaataatcTGTTGTTTGACTTGTATCTGTATCTTCTTCACAGGCACGGATGATGAGCCATATTGAGTATCCAGCTCATCCAGAATCTGTCCCCGAGCCAAGTGTTGAGCAGAATGTGATGTCCCTATCCCATAGTATGGATTCTGATAAGACCGCTATGGAAGATGGCACAAAAGATACTGGGCCTTCAGAATCAATGGAGTCCACGAAGGTTCCACCTGATGGTGGAGAGATGCTAGTTGTGGGCCATTCAAATGGAGAGGTTGATGGTGAGGACCAAAGAGTTGATAGTGGTGAACTGGGCACATCAACTGGGTCCATAGAGGCTCCACATGATGATGCAGAGATTTTAGTTGCGAGCCAGTCAAATGGAGAGGCTGATGGGAAGGACCAAAGAGTTGATAGAGATGGAACTGACCTCGAGAACTCCTCGAATGTGGAAAGCAAGATGGAAGAGTAATATCAACTGCACTCCAAGTTTGCTTCTCTAGACCACCATGGAACTTGGTTGCCTGGGAAATGTAAAACTATGATCTTTGATTTGTTAGCGGCCCTAAGATGTATTGATCTTTAGGAAGGTTGCCTGGTCGAAAACCAGATATGGTGGAACAGCTGCAAACGCAATGCTATGTTCCCTGCCATCGACTTCCACAAGCGACATGGTTTAAAATCCATGAGTAATTTGAATACACAGGCTGTGACCTAGTTGACGAATATGTGAAAGCGAAATTGTGCTGTCATGGGTGTGTAGTAGCCCATATCATCGGTGAATCTGTAATCAATTATTTGTAACGATTGGAGGTTGTATTGGGACTAGGCTGCACCAACTCAAGACTTGTTCGTCGTTCCTCGGTTGTCTTTCTGGTGAACTCATAACTTGTTGTAAAGTAAATTGAAATGTACAACTGCTCGAATCGCTTAAAACTAGATTTCAAGGGTTACATATTTTGATGTTAAagttttgttttacttgttaGATCTCTTGCCTCTGTATCTGTATTTGTTTCTAAAGTTTTTATTGAAAAACTCTGGACACATTTATTTCAATCCAGTTTTTAGCATCTAAACAGATATTTTCATTTTCCCACTTTATAAAACATTTAGTTGGGGTaacttgaattgaagtatgtagCTAAAATTTAAGAACATATCATATGATGCAAATTTTTGTAGAGGAGTAAACATTCTTTTTGAATCTTCTTCacaatttgtaattttttctttgaaagaGACGTCTAAATGCATTCATATGATAATAGAATTAATACTCTCCCCgttcggtattgtttgtcatgttgcatttttcaaaagtcaatttgactaattctcaaagttaaattagatattctaaaattatatgaaaagtattataaattgcaattttttacatatgatgaaaaaaatacattttgaaTTGTTAGTCATTGATTTtttagtttgactctaaaaatagaaatctcaACAAATAATATCGgaggaaagaaaattaaattaaacagaAAAAATGCTCTATCAGCTTCAATTTAGTTGTTTTTTTAGTCTGtcccaatttttattttatttttacaattttttgcaattttaatttttcacgtAACATGTTTAGTTTTcaagattaattaatattttaattatattatacactttttttaaatttaaaatcaaaagatcaaaaactttttttaatcttctaaaatttagtatttaattaaaatcaaacaaagagcagttaatatttcaattttcatatgttttaaatGTCATGTCAGATAACGATTTtacatgaaattaaatttctttataaacAAATATCCTGGTCAACTGCTTATCCTATGTACACATTATTTCACACCGCCGACGGCCGGCCGGCCCCGTCAAATGGTCTGAACGCCGCCCTCAATCAAAtgccttttttttataaaaaaaaaacaataaatattaataaagtaaaatatattttccctAATCACCCTTAGTAAACCTTATATTTAAGAAAACATATCGAAATTGAATCAACAAGGTGAAGTTCAGCTAGCCAACcaattaagtttctaaatttttctagtaacatttttaaaaaaaaattaagtaaaaagaccatttattttgaaataaaagaaaaagataaaaacatcatttattttaaaataaaaaaagagaaaaatactgcttattttaaaatgaaagaaataaataatttacatttatattaCTCCAACAAAGTAGGAAAAGGTGGAGGAAAATCAGTATCAAATTTTGTGGAAAGTTTGGTGTTTACTTAGACTTCCTCTTTTTCCTACTTAATAAAACTCCATTCAAACATGCTCTGTTACATTTTATTTAGCTTAATTCGAAGCATTAatcaatttcataataaatatttattattagttatataaGAAATAGTATTACTTATAgctaatataatttaatttataggaCTGTTGAAAATATAACCAAAAGAAGGACcacacaataaataaaaaaagaaaaagaaaaagaaaaagataaaaagaaaaagaataggtTGAGTGTGTAATTTGCACATTGTACAAGTCATTCAAGAATATTTAGGACTAAGTCAAACATTCAAGTTTATGTTACTCCATTCGTTTTGATTTGTTTGTCTTGTTTTGATATAACggagttttaaaaataaaacttttgagTCTTGTTGCCCTTTTAAATCTTTCCGATCATATATATTAGACATGTAACGTGAAAAactaacatttatttttaagcAGACATGACAAATTAAAACGAAGAGAACAGAGAGAGTATTATCATTATTGTGATGTATGACTTCACATCCATACAAAACATATCCTTCATATCTCCCTCTTACATGAAAAACATACTATAAGaaattttcaatataattattgaatttttttttatttatttatttttaaaatgaccaCATGTAatacaaaaaacaaaacaacactttcaaaattcaatatattaagCAAAATTAGCCCTTGTAATACACGTCAAATGAACTAAAAAGATgaacaaaacaaacaaactaaTACTGTTAAAGACTTGAAACCAAGTCTTTggtctttattttcattttcttctttcatacttcaaaaacaaaacaaaagaactTGAGATGAGTGtgaaaacaaaaacattaatCATACAAGTGTGTACTGagcaacaatcaattacaaccACAGATGACAGTATGGATTCTCCTCAAGAACATCTCTCAGAGTTCATGGAGAAACTAAGCTCAATTCTCACAGACTTGAAAGATGATAAAAGGGTAGTTATGATCAGTAATCCTCATATTCAGAAAGCAATTGCATCACTTGAAGTCGATTTTCGACGTGCCGAGTCTGTGGTGAAAAGCAGCAGAATTTCATCTACACATGATGAGAACATTGAACAAGTGATTCAGACTCTTGCAAGGGGTTTAGGCCTTGTGCTCTTTGCTAGTCATGATGTTGTTGAAAGTAGTAAGAAGGCAGAGATTGAGGTGCTGAGAAGAGATATGATGAAGATGAGTAGTGTTAATAAGACTAATTTGATTCTGAGTTCAGATGAATCCGAGTTCTCATCGTATGATCGAGGGGTAGTGGATGAAGACGATAGAACAACTATAGATGTCGATGGGATAGTGGAAGAAGACGATAGGATAGCTTTAGATGTCGATGAGATAGTGGAAGAAGACGGTAAAATAACTCtagatgttgatgatgttgttgttcaAATCAAGTATGGAGATGATGAACTTCTTAAATGTGCACTTAATGGATTAAAGTCATTGGTTTTAGATGGTATGATTACTAAAGAAGGGGTTCATCATGAAGATATGATCCCCGTTCTGTTTAGTCGATTGAGTTCAAGTAAAACAGACCACAGATTGATTATACTCCGAATACTACAAGCCCTGGCCGCTCAAGATGATGAACATAAGGTACATTTAGTATTAGTTGAGTCTAAATATTGAGAATCATGAAGCTGAATGTTTTGAGTGGTTAATTTTCACTTTGCTATGCAGGAAAAGATGGCAGAAATGGGGAATTTATCGATACTGGTGAAGTCGTTGGGTCATGATTTGGAAGAGCAAAAAGAAGCAGTGGGGCTGTTAGTGAGTCTATCAGATGTTGCTGCAGTTAGGAGAAGAGTTGGGAGGATTCAAGGGTGCATCCTCATGTTGGTTGCAATTCTTAATGGGGATGATCAAATGTCGTCACATGACGCTGCCAACTTGTTAAATGCTTTATCAGGCAATACTCAATATGCTCTTCATATGGCTGAGGCTGGCTATTTCAAGCCTCTTGTACACTATTTGAACCAAGGTATATTTAGGACACTTCCATCAATAAGCTATTTGATTAACTGTTTACGTAATATATATTTCTATGTGAGCGATTGCAGGATCAGATATGAGTAAGATTCTAATGGCAACAGCGCTTTCAAGAATGGAACTCACAGATCAAAATAGAGCTAACCTGGGACAGGAGGGAGCCGTTGAACCGCTAGTCAAAATGTTCACCTCTGGGAACCTAGAAGCTAAGCAATCGTCTCTAAACGCGTTGCACAACTTGTCTGCCTCAAAAGCAAACGTTCAACGTCTGATAAAATCGGGCATAGTTGCTACTCTGCTACAGCTTCTTTTCTCTGTTACATCGGTGCTCATGACTCTAAGAGAGCCAGCATCTGCAATTCTTGCAAAAATAGCAGCTCAATCAGAAGTTGGCATAGTACTAGTGAAACAAGATGTTGCACAGCAGATGATTTCGCTCCTTCATCTGACGAGTCCAGTAATTCAGTGTCACTTGTTAGAAGCACTTAATGCCATCGCTGCTTGTCCGAATGCTTCAAAGGTCAgaagaaaaatgaaggaaaatgGCGCTGTTCGCCTCCTCTTACCATTCCTAACAGAAAGCCGCAATACAAAGATTAGAAATGGAGCTTTAAATTTGATTTACGTATTGTCTAATGATATGCAAGGTGGGGAGCTAATGGAGCAGCTAGAACAAATACATCTGAATACATTGAtcaacatcatatcatcatcatccacGACGGATGATGAAAAGGCTGCTGCTGTTGGCATACTAAGCAACTTTCCAGTGAGTGACAAGAATGTCACAGACATGTTTATGAAAGCAAACCTACTGCCCATTTTGGTTTCCATATTGACATCAACTACTCCAACAACACCACATTTACTAGCTGAGAATGTCTCCGCAGTACTAATCCGATTCACCCTTCCATCAGACAAGAAACTACAACACTTGTCTGTCGAAAACGGGGTGATCAATGTTTTAGTAAAGCTCCTCACATGTGGCTCAATAGTAGCCAAAAGTAGAGCTGCAACATCACTAGCTCAACTATCTCAAAACTCACTGACTCTacgaaaatcaagaaaaacaagATGGTTTTCATGTGCCCCTCCACATCCTACAGACACATTTTGTCAAGTACATGATGGGGATTGCTCTATAAAAACCACATTCTGCTTGGTAAAAGCGGGGGCAATGCCCCCGCTAGTCCAAATATTGCAAGGCAACGAAAGAGCAGCTGACGAAGCTGCTCTAAGTTGCCTTGCAACATTACAACAAGATGAGATTTGGGAAAATGGGAGCAACTTGTTAGTGAAAATGTCATGTGTACAACCAATTATGAAGATTCTTGAAGAAGGGATTAGCTTAAAAGCTCAAGAGAAATCTCTTTGGATATTGGAAAGGATATTTAGAGTGGAAGCTTATAGAGTAGAGTATGGTGAATATGCACAAGTTGTGCTAATTGATTTAGCACAAAATGGGAATTCATTGTTGAAACCTACAGTGGCTAAATTATTAGCACAACTTGAGCTCTTGCAGCAACAATCTAGTTACTTTTGAGacaaaccaaaaaaaacttcttttttttttatctcaattaTTTGTTGATTGATTGAAATGTTTGAAATTTGTATAGTAAGTGTTCATACAGATAAACTTTTTTATGATCTCATTGTACAAATTAcagggaaaaaaaaaaggttaatagAGATGAATGCAACTTGTTGTCTTCAGAAAGTACATTATTTTAGCATTTTGGTTTCTTATCAATGTCCTATTATACCCACATTAAAATCTAACTAATTCATACAggcttattaaaaaaaattcatctttttatatataaactcGAAATCAAAACCTCTACTTAAAAAACAATCTCTTATCAGTTACACAATGGTTAATCTCAATGAATGGGTGAGGCTGAAATAGTGTTAGTGACAGATGAAGTAAATTTAGAGACAGATAGAAGTTCATAACAATGGGAAGCTGAGATAAAAAAGAGCAAGCAACATGTATTATTTAAtcgtataaatataattatttaattcactATCGAGTTATCGATTAATCtgcaaagaaaaaaattaaaataattaaaaatcattaattcgataatagaaaaatcaaaactatTATTAAAATCGCTAACCTAATAATTCATTGCGAATAagcaaataactttttttttcattcagaTTATCgattttagtttgattttgaaCGATTCTACGAATAACTTCAGCAAGAATAGTCCCTTCTTGTAATAGAGTACTAGTATTTTTAATTcaactaatcatcatatattagtGATTATCAAAAATGGGAAGGTTTAAAGTGCAAAGTTGGATTACCTCCGCATGATCGTAATGATATGGAAATATCTTTCGTTGTATTTTTGAGACATTAGTGTCGTGGTGCTTCTGccatttaaaataataagagCATATATACTCTTTATACTAACGACATCCACGAGTGATAATTTTATCCACATATtcgatatttattaaatattatttcaatgaataaaattatgCCACATATCGCTATTTAATATACCATTAGAatcaaaaatatgtatattttaatttttagatgaCAGAAACACCGATATCTCaaaaatgtgattattttttttttctctttaatattGTTATATTGTTTGCGAGTTGTACTTCACCAAAATAGTCTCCAATTATAGGCAGTTTATGCATGGTGTTTACGTCGATATCTCCACATCCGCCACGTTTTCATGTGTATATATGACACTCACTATACACATTGCTCTTCTCTGCAAAAATGAAAAAcgaaaaattagaataaaaatgaagttaGAGAGTGTTGTGGTTTCAGCAGCCATTAATTTTGGCTTAGCTATTTTCATTCTCTCTCTTTTTGCTTTACTCAAAAAACAACCGTTCTATGCTTCCATATATTATGCTCGCCGACTCTACTTAGGCCACCGGAACCTTCCGGATTCCGACCACTCGGTTTTTACTTTACGGCGATTGCTTCCGGAGATCGACTGGATTTTTCGGGCCGTTCGAGTTACTGAGGAGGAGATTCTACAGAATTGTGGACTTGATGTTCTCGTCTTCGTTAGGCTCTTCAAATTTGGGTGAGGAGTCGTCGtctaattttatgaatttctctttttctaGAAAATTAGTTCCAAATTGCTATATATGAATTTCTCTTGTTTCTGGAAAATTAGTTCAAAATTGAATTTCTCTGTTTCTGGAAAATTAGTTCCAAATTGCTACAGATGAATTTCTGTTTCTGGAAAATTATTTCCAAATTGCTACATATGAATTTCTCTGTTTCTGGAAAATTAGTTCCAAATTGCTATATATGAATTTCTCTTGTTTCTGGAAAATTAGTTCCAAATTGCTACATATGAATTTCTGTTTCTGGGAAATTAGTTCCAAATTGCTACATATGAATCCCTCTGTTTCTGGAAAATTAGTTCCAAATTGCAATATATGAATTTCTCTTGTTTCTGGAAAATTAGTTCCAAATTGCTATATATGAATTTCTCTTGTTTCTGGAAAATTAGTTCAAAATTGCTATATATGAATTTCTCTGTTTCTGGAGAATTAGTTCCAAATtgctatatatgaattgttttaATTACAGTATTAGTTTTCTTTATATCTTAGTTACAGCCTTCTGTTTTGTTTTAGTTGATTCTCgaggataaaaaaaatagagacaCACTAGTGATTAGGAGAAAAAAACTAGTGATTTTAGAGGTTTATTGATAATGAAGATCATGCAGAGATTAGCAGCCCttattttatagttttcaaCTTAGTTTATGTGTCCTAGTTTAATTGAGCTAGCTAGACTAATAAACGGATTAAAACTCACATTTCTGCTTGGAACCATTTTTCAGGATCAgattttttcttgtttgttcTATTGTTGGGCTTCTGGTACTTCTCCCGCTAAATTATACTGGGAGTACTGGACTGAATACGAGCTCTCATTCCATGGATGCTTTCACAATATCTAATATCAGCAGTGGCTCTGACAGGTTATGTTCTCAACACTTATTTACTCGAGTTGATGCATATAACATGACTTACCTATGCTAAGTGTTATCTATAACCTGGTTTATCAGTCCTATGAACGGTTCATAAATCACATTTCAGACAAACTTTTAGGTCTTGAATGCTAAGTTGCTAATACAAATGCTGAGTTCATTTCTTGTTACAAAATCTGGACAGCTGTTGCATATTGTTGTTTAGATTCTGAAATGACATTACAATCCAGATGTGCTTTGAAAGAGTCCTGTTTGAATTTTTATTCCTAAAAGTTATGAAGTTTAATTAATGCAAGAATGGGAAGCAGTAAGGTTGGTATAACTGAGGTAGGGAGCTCCCTACTTGTGTTGTTGTCTTGTCTGAAAGACTTCAAACAAGAACCTTAAGGAGATACCTGTCAGTGGGGAATGTCTTGCACAGTAATCTTAAACACCCCTTTTTGACTCTCATATACCAGGTACCTTTCTCATAAGATGTCTGAATGTCCAGCAATGTGAACATATTTCAAGTTCATTTTGGCTATTGGGAATTGAAACAAGTTTTTTAAGTTTGGAGGAGCAACCAAAAAGAGACCTGGAGAAAGAGAATAAAGTGTACCAAAGCTATTAAAGAACCAAGTCACTTGACTTTTTTAAATGGTTTAAGGAAGGAATCAGGAGTTAAGTTTTGTTCTCATTTTAGATTGAGAAGCATTTGACTGTCTAGATAAGGAGTTAATACTAGTTATTTTAGGGTAGAAACAAATTTAAGTCTTGTAATTCATGTTTGCTTGACGAGCTCCAAAGTTGCAGCCCTAGCCCTATAGGGGTGTCAAAGAAGATGGATTGGGCTAAACGTGGGGATTAAAATGCGTTGAATTAATAAACGAATTGAGTCATAATCCACCTGAAGTTTCTTTGAGTCAAAGATGTGTGGGTTACATTGGGCTAAACATTGTCTCATAAGCCAACCCGCGCAACTtgtaatcattttttatttgtttgtttgttcTTCTAGTATTTGCTTAATTACCAAATTAATCTTACTAAagccttttcttttatttcttatgaCTATCGaacaaaataaactttttgtttttaatggaTCAAAACTGACTGGATATGCAGATTGAAGTGGATGCTTTTAGATGGGTTAACTTTAGCTATGCCTAAAATGAACTGCCAATGAATATAACCGATTCGGGAGGTTGGACGTATTATATCCTCATGGGCTAGAATGACACCTCTACCAGTGCCTAAACCAGAATTATTGGATTCAAGTCGAGGTTGACTCCAATCCTTAAATTAAGAAACAGCTACCTAGTACATTTTGATGTTTTCGAGTCTCAAATGCTTTGTAAGCAATAGTTTCTACAAGTAGAAAAATGTTTTCTCCTATTTTCTTTGGTTCTTGAATCTTCTAAAACTCAATTTCTAAACTTGCTCACAGCTTTCAAGCTATATGTGTATAAAAGTAGTTAAAATGCTTTAGACCATGAATTGTGTGTATTGCTTGTTAGATGGTTAGATGAGGATTATGCCATAATACATCATCACTGTTAAAGAACTCTCTAAATAATAAGTCTTTAACAAACTAGAATACAGTGGCCTCTTATTTGAAGCTCCAAGAGTGGTGTTCATCaactataattaatttttattaagctGTTAATCATAGTAAAGCTTCAGGACTAAGAAAGTACTGAGatatcaaaaatgaaaaaacgaaaaagaaaaaCCAACCCCTTTCTGGTCTTTTGTTTGATAAGGAAAATGGAGTTCGAACCCAAGACGTTGAAGcgcacccccccccccctctctctTATAGTCTTGTTGGGTCTGTAAAAGCTATGTATTAATTCTATTTCATTTACAAATTCTTCTTtgcaccaaaaaaaaaatgtacctTCCGCAGAGTCCACCAAATACATGCTGGTATGGTTCCACTCCGCTGTCTTCCCTCTAATCCATTACAACATTGTGATAATTGAGCTGTAGCTTTGGGCATCACCTATCTAAGACCCAATATGTTCAGAAACTGCACATTCATGTTGCAGtggattaaaaaatattacactttCTGTTCATTTCCACAGAAGTGACACCTCCTGCCCAAAATGATGCTTCTTCACTGAAGATTATCCTGTGTTGAACATGCCTTTCTGGCCACCGGTTGTGAAACAAGCCACTTTGAAGGGAGCATGCTTTTTTCAGAATTGAATCCATGGTCACTGGTTGTTCTGAGTGCCAGCATGTGAATAACCTTTGTAGCATGAATTGACTGTAAAAATGCTTTTGTTACCATCTTTAGTTTAATGTTGTTCTATAAATTTTCTTGCTCTGTTATTTAGTTGGTTAGATAGCATCAAATTTTATAGCCAATAGCCATCTTCATTTTTGTCTCTTGGTTGAATGCACTCTGTTACATGGTTAAATTATTGAGTTCCTTACAAAATGGACTCATTTTGCATTTATTCTGTCATTCACAGGCTTTGGGtgcatttttctttcttgtgCTTCGTCTCGTGTTATGGAATGTACCTACTTTACAAGGTAATGGCCAGCTTGTATTCTTGAAGTCATGCTTTACACTGATTTGACCACTATGCTTCTGAATATCGCTGATAAGTTGtgatatttgaaaaagtttGCTGTCTTTAATGTGATTGTGTTGCCTTTAAAAGATATTGAGTGGAAAGAGAAAGATAGTCGGTCATTTCTGGTGCAGCCGAGAGTGTTATGTAAAAAAGGAACATCGTAGATGTAATGGTTTCAtaaccttctttttttaattcaaattctcTTTTACAGTAATATACTGATATCAAATCCGTGTTCTTAGGGATAATTTTGGAGACCTCCCCTCAGGTTTGGCTACATAACACTAACCTCGTGGTTCACAATATTATGTGTActtctttattttgaattttttgtaacAATTCTTATAACccaataattattaatataaaaattgatgattgaaCTAAATTCCCCTTCCTAGTATGATTTTGTTCAATTAATTCTGTAAACACACTTCAAACATTCATTTGACCGTGTTCCATATCACCCCCAACGATCCCACCACTGCCACTCTGAAGTATCTGTCCATCACTTTGCTCAACTCAGATCACATTTTCAACTTTGCCACTGGTTGATCTATTCCCTGTGAAGATATCCTCAAAAATGTCCAATTATACTTGTCAATATTGCAGCTCCAGATCTCTGTTATGGATGTTAAACCCTCATGGTAAAGATTCCCTTTCTATTATTTAAATTACTGAATAAGATCTATGTACCATTTTAAGTCAAAGAGTTCATGATTACTAGGCATATAAAAAGTTTGCCTTGTTATGTGGAGCAGCAAATCGGAAAGATATACCAAGAAATCAAATTTTGATGCATAAATGTACCCCAAGTgcaaagtaattaaatttatgtgATAACGAAACAATTCatttaaaagaacttttaaaatgtgcttacaaaataattaaacaaaaagtatattatattaataaaattatcttaaaagagctgcaaatatttcaaaattagggAGGAAAGCGTAATATCGTGAACCACAAGGGAGGTTAATGTTATGGAGGTAAATTTGAGGGGAGGTCTCTGAAGTCAATTCTTATATTTTCCTATAGATTTTTCAGATATATAGAAACGCTTCTAGTTGGCAACCTATCCTACGTGGAATTGTTTATATCTGTGATTTGGTGAAATCTTTCTTTATGGAAATAGTAGTTACTGGGTCATGAAATACTACTGTTACAACTTCATGTTTTTCTTGGGAGTTTCGCATGGATATAATCCATAAAGTTGTATACATTAAAATTTTCTGTATCATGTCCTCTTCAGGAGTACAATGACATTTTTATCAAAAGGATTCAGCAGATATGTAACAGAAGGTGCGAGCCTGAACAATTCACCATTCTGGTTCGAGAAATTCCATTTTGCAATGAGCACAAAATTCGTGGATGCAATGTAGACCAC comes from Solanum pennellii chromosome 1, SPENNV200 and encodes:
- the LOC107032041 gene encoding U-box domain-containing protein 44-like, translating into MSVKTKTLIIQVCTEQQSITTTDDSMDSPQEHLSEFMEKLSSILTDLKDDKRVVMISNPHIQKAIASLEVDFRRAESVVKSSRISSTHDENIEQVIQTLARGLGLVLFASHDVVESSKKAEIEVLRRDMMKMSSVNKTNLILSSDESEFSSYDRGVVDEDDRTTIDVDGIVEEDDRIALDVDEIVEEDGKITLDVDDVVVQIKYGDDELLKCALNGLKSLVLDGMITKEGVHHEDMIPVLFSRLSSSKTDHRLIILRILQALAAQDDEHKEKMAEMGNLSILVKSLGHDLEEQKEAVGLLVSLSDVAAVRRRVGRIQGCILMLVAILNGDDQMSSHDAANLLNALSGNTQYALHMAEAGYFKPLVHYLNQGSDMSKILMATALSRMELTDQNRANLGQEGAVEPLVKMFTSGNLEAKQSSLNALHNLSASKANVQRLIKSGIVATLLQLLFSVTSVLMTLREPASAILAKIAAQSEVGIVLVKQDVAQQMISLLHLTSPVIQCHLLEALNAIAACPNASKVRRKMKENGAVRLLLPFLTESRNTKIRNGALNLIYVLSNDMQGGELMEQLEQIHLNTLINIISSSSTTDDEKAAAVGILSNFPVSDKNVTDMFMKANLLPILVSILTSTTPTTPHLLAENVSAVLIRFTLPSDKKLQHLSVENGVINVLVKLLTCGSIVAKSRAATSLAQLSQNSLTLRKSRKTRWFSCAPPHPTDTFCQVHDGDCSIKTTFCLVKAGAMPPLVQILQGNERAADEAALSCLATLQQDEIWENGSNLLVKMSCVQPIMKILEEGISLKAQEKSLWILERIFRVEAYRVEYGEYAQVVLIDLAQNGNSLLKPTVAKLLAQLELLQQQSSYF